A region of Lacinutrix sp. Hel_I_90 DNA encodes the following proteins:
- a CDS encoding peptidoglycan DD-metalloendopeptidase family protein: protein MNPNDFTSFLAEMAQDTIHVIDASIPKSSYCSIDLSDTNADLLNVAIASSEAWDVYLTNYLKTHNKKVAFGGYLEKRGIYNRSDYFNNQNPETERNIHLGLDLWVAAGTVVLAAFDAEIHSFKDNTNFGDYGPTIILKHTINAIEFYSLYGHLSRESITKLQVGEKVKQGETIAHLGTAEVNGDYAPHLHFQIIKDLQANRGDYPGVSSGRDLEFYKTNCPDPEIILKLK from the coding sequence ATGAATCCAAATGATTTTACTTCTTTTTTAGCTGAAATGGCGCAGGATACGATACATGTTATTGATGCCTCTATTCCAAAAAGCAGCTATTGTTCCATTGATTTGTCTGACACTAATGCAGACCTACTAAACGTCGCAATCGCGTCGTCTGAAGCTTGGGACGTTTACCTCACAAATTATCTTAAAACCCACAATAAAAAGGTCGCCTTTGGTGGGTACCTTGAAAAGCGGGGCATCTATAATCGCAGCGATTATTTTAACAATCAAAACCCAGAAACAGAACGTAATATTCACCTAGGTTTAGATTTATGGGTGGCCGCAGGAACCGTTGTATTAGCAGCTTTTGACGCGGAGATTCATAGTTTTAAAGACAACACTAATTTTGGGGATTACGGGCCAACTATTATTTTAAAACATACGATTAATGCTATTGAGTTCTACTCCTTATACGGGCATTTAAGTCGCGAATCGATTACTAAACTACAAGTAGGTGAAAAGGTGAAGCAAGGCGAAACCATTGCGCATTTGGGTACTGCAGAAGTGAATGGCGATTATGCACCGCATTTGCATTTTCAAATCATCAAAGATCTACAAGCTAATCGTGGGGATTATCCTGGGGTGTCTTCAGGGCGTGATTTGGAATTTTATAAAACGAATTGTCCAGATCCTGAGATCATTTTAAAGTTAAAATAG
- a CDS encoding RNA polymerase sigma factor, with protein sequence MCKQNNRKAQLQLYNQYSEGMFFVAQRFLNHTAEAEDVVQEAFIKAFSKLHQFQGEVTFGAWLKRIVINKSIDVLKLRKQRLVELEEVHLKVVDTADNEHWLVSDDTTLEEVKTAINSLPEKYRYVVLLFLMEGYDHQEISDILNITEVASRTQLSRGKLKLQELLKHKSYGERY encoded by the coding sequence TTGTGTAAACAGAACAATCGCAAGGCACAACTGCAGTTGTATAACCAATATAGCGAGGGTATGTTCTTTGTCGCACAACGGTTTCTTAATCATACAGCAGAGGCCGAAGATGTGGTGCAGGAGGCCTTTATTAAAGCGTTTTCAAAACTACATCAGTTTCAAGGTGAGGTTACTTTTGGAGCCTGGTTAAAACGCATTGTTATTAACAAAAGTATCGATGTGCTCAAACTAAGAAAGCAGCGCTTAGTCGAGCTAGAAGAGGTGCATCTCAAAGTAGTCGATACTGCAGATAATGAACATTGGTTAGTTAGCGACGACACCACATTAGAGGAGGTAAAAACGGCTATTAACAGCTTGCCCGAAAAGTACAGATATGTAGTGCTCCTATTTTTGATGGAAGGGTATGACCATCAGGAAATTTCAGACATTTTGAATATTACTGAAGTCGCTTCAAGAACACAGCTCTCAAGAGGCAAGTTAAAATTACAAGAATTATTAAAGCATAAAAGTTATGGCGAAAGATATTAG
- a CDS encoding DUF2911 domain-containing protein — MKRFIVFLLFITVAFLGYLYFTKTGVFEVRKSPKKTVVFSVDDLDLKIFYNRPSKRNREVFGALVPFNQVWRTGANEATTFETNKALKIGNDSLPKGKYTLWTIPNDSSWQVMFNSKQYKWGVDETMKPMHIADFDVISFTAPVQKLDKPVEQFTIAFDNSTDNLSLTMAWDQAKVVVPLK, encoded by the coding sequence ATGAAACGTTTTATCGTTTTTTTATTATTTATCACTGTTGCCTTTTTAGGCTATCTTTATTTTACTAAAACGGGTGTTTTTGAAGTCCGTAAGAGTCCAAAAAAAACCGTTGTATTTTCTGTTGATGATTTGGATCTAAAAATCTTTTATAACAGACCCTCAAAACGAAACCGTGAGGTTTTTGGTGCTTTAGTCCCCTTTAATCAGGTTTGGCGAACAGGCGCCAATGAAGCGACTACTTTTGAAACTAATAAGGCTTTAAAAATTGGAAATGACTCATTGCCAAAGGGCAAGTACACGCTTTGGACCATACCAAACGACTCGTCTTGGCAAGTGATGTTTAATTCTAAACAATACAAATGGGGCGTCGATGAGACGATGAAACCCATGCACATTGCAGATTTTGATGTGATCTCTTTTACTGCTCCCGTTCAAAAATTAGATAAGCCTGTTGAGCAATTCACGATTGCTTTTGACAATTCTACAGATAACTTATCGCTAACCATGGCGTGGGATCAGGCAAAAGTTGTTGTCCCGCTAAAATAG
- the meaB gene encoding methylmalonyl Co-A mutase-associated GTPase MeaB — MNRKANKSALKENEGISAPEITSANSILKIKESRKKQKSTQEMVTAILSGNITALSQAITLVESKNPKHLEQAHAIIKACLPHANQSVRIGITGVPGVGKSTFIEVFGTYLTEIDKKVAVLAVDPSSSLTKGSILGDKTRMEDLVKNEHAFIRPSPSGTSLGGVARKTRETIVLCEAAGFDTIIIETVGVGQSETAVHSMVDFFLLLKLAGAGDELQGIKRGIIEMADMIAINKADGDNLKSAKLAKVEFNRALHLYPQKASQWQPKVITCSAIKNEGIADVYAIISEYLNLTVDNTYFYKKRNEQNKFWLLQTIEDQLKSDFFNRADIKIELKKQLDLIENNETTPFVAAEYLLSLEKTT, encoded by the coding sequence TTGAATCGAAAAGCAAATAAATCGGCATTAAAAGAAAACGAAGGTATTTCAGCTCCTGAAATTACCAGTGCAAATTCAATTTTAAAAATTAAGGAAAGCCGAAAAAAACAAAAATCGACTCAGGAAATGGTGACCGCCATTCTTAGCGGTAACATCACAGCCTTAAGTCAAGCGATTACTTTAGTCGAAAGCAAAAACCCGAAACACTTAGAACAAGCCCATGCGATTATAAAAGCCTGTTTACCGCATGCAAACCAGTCGGTTCGTATTGGAATCACCGGTGTTCCTGGCGTTGGAAAAAGCACGTTTATTGAAGTTTTTGGTACTTATCTAACTGAAATAGATAAGAAAGTAGCAGTCCTCGCAGTCGACCCCAGTAGCTCATTAACCAAAGGCAGTATTTTGGGCGATAAAACCCGAATGGAAGATTTGGTTAAAAATGAGCATGCGTTTATTCGCCCGTCACCTTCGGGCACCTCCCTTGGCGGTGTGGCACGGAAAACCCGTGAGACGATTGTACTTTGTGAAGCAGCAGGATTCGATACCATTATTATAGAAACTGTTGGTGTGGGTCAAAGTGAAACGGCCGTTCATAGTATGGTAGATTTCTTTTTACTACTGAAATTGGCTGGAGCTGGTGATGAATTGCAAGGTATTAAACGTGGTATTATAGAAATGGCAGATATGATTGCCATTAACAAAGCAGATGGCGACAATTTAAAAAGCGCAAAGCTGGCAAAAGTAGAATTCAACCGTGCACTACACTTATATCCTCAAAAGGCTTCACAATGGCAACCTAAAGTAATAACCTGTAGTGCGATAAAAAATGAAGGCATCGCTGACGTATACGCTATTATTTCAGAATACCTCAACCTTACAGTAGACAATACCTATTTCTACAAAAAACGCAATGAGCAAAATAAGTTCTGGCTACTACAAACCATTGAAGACCAACTAAAAAGTGATTTCTTCAATCGTGCAGACATTAAAATAGAACTTAAAAAGCAATTGGACTTAATTGAAAATAACGAGACCACCCCTTTTGTAGCTGCCGAGTACTTGTTATCTCTTGAAAAAACAACGTAG
- a CDS encoding sensor histidine kinase: protein MQQEGQAILVAVFTLVFLCAILIVLFIVFQKHKNKLILKQNEAEKHFDQEIAKTQIEIREETFRNISWELHDNIGQLLTLAKIQLQNASDNKDVMVTLDKGLKELRILSKAINPEALKNISLATAINQEVERLNRLQYLKASLHIEGEERTIDNEVEVVFFRMLQEFFSNTIKHAKATHLKVFIKFDGDQLNILAEDDGTGFNKNNPESSGIGLTNIKKRAELVHAKVTVNSTINEGTQLHISYTLKSQV from the coding sequence ATGCAGCAAGAAGGACAAGCAATATTAGTAGCCGTATTCACATTAGTGTTTTTATGTGCCATATTAATAGTGCTTTTTATTGTTTTTCAAAAACATAAAAACAAGCTCATATTAAAACAAAATGAGGCCGAGAAACATTTTGATCAAGAAATTGCAAAAACACAAATAGAAATTAGGGAAGAGACCTTTAGAAACATCAGTTGGGAATTACACGATAATATTGGTCAATTATTAACCTTAGCCAAAATTCAGCTTCAAAATGCTAGTGATAATAAAGATGTTATGGTAACTTTAGACAAAGGATTAAAAGAGTTGAGAATACTCTCTAAAGCCATAAACCCTGAAGCACTTAAAAATATCAGCCTAGCAACAGCTATAAATCAAGAAGTTGAACGTCTTAACAGGCTGCAATATTTAAAAGCGTCTTTACACATAGAAGGAGAAGAACGTACTATTGATAACGAAGTAGAAGTTGTTTTTTTTAGAATGCTTCAAGAATTTTTTTCAAATACCATTAAGCATGCAAAAGCAACACACCTCAAAGTATTTATAAAATTTGACGGTGACCAGCTAAATATATTAGCAGAAGACGATGGTACTGGTTTCAACAAAAACAATCCAGAAAGCTCAGGTATTGGCTTAACGAATATTAAAAAAAGAGCCGAATTAGTTCATGCTAAAGTGACCGTAAATTCAACTATAAATGAAGGAACTCAATTACATATTTCTTACACACTTAAAAGCCAGGTTTAA
- a CDS encoding response regulator transcription factor, with translation MKAHRVVIVEDHILLSQAISALVSSFEHFDVLYLCKNGKELVTKLKTPENIPDIVLMDVNMPIMNGIETTQYLKEHYPNVKVIALSVEEEEDTIIKMLRAGAKGYLLKDVEKSILETALNEVISQGYYHTKDVSNILVNTLSEEYKSSKNVLKERELEFLKLLCTELTYKEIADKMFLSPKTIDGYRDALFSKLEVKNRIGLVVYAIKHKIFKV, from the coding sequence ATGAAAGCACATCGTGTTGTTATAGTAGAAGACCACATCCTGCTTTCACAGGCAATTAGCGCACTTGTGAGCTCATTTGAGCACTTTGACGTACTCTATCTTTGTAAAAACGGAAAAGAGTTAGTAACCAAATTGAAAACGCCTGAAAACATTCCTGACATTGTACTCATGGATGTTAATATGCCAATAATGAATGGCATTGAAACCACGCAATATTTAAAGGAACATTATCCTAATGTAAAAGTCATCGCGCTTTCTGTGGAGGAAGAGGAAGACACGATTATAAAAATGCTTCGCGCGGGTGCTAAAGGGTATCTATTAAAAGATGTCGAAAAAAGCATCCTTGAAACCGCTTTAAATGAAGTCATTAGCCAAGGCTATTACCACACCAAAGACGTCTCTAATATTTTGGTAAACACATTAAGTGAAGAATATAAAAGCTCTAAAAACGTATTAAAAGAAAGAGAGTTAGAATTTTTAAAGCTGTTATGCACCGAACTGACGTATAAAGAAATAGCTGATAAAATGTTTTTAAGCCCAAAAACTATTGATGGGTATCGTGATGCTTTATTCTCTAAGCTTGAGGTAAAAAACAGGATTGGCTTGGTCGTTTATGCTATAAAGCATAAGATTTTTAAGGTATAA
- a CDS encoding NAD(P)-dependent oxidoreductase, which yields MKILVTGASGFIGSHTCERLKHLGHDVVGLDNFNDYYSLALKQLNEKALNDKGITVIKQDLRAAALAEVLPDDINYIFHFAAQPGISATSTFEDYFTNNIIGTKYLIDYALTLKDFRLFVNIGTSSIYGLEATFPETTAPKPASHYGVTKLAAEQLVLQKSREKLFDSCSLRLYSVIGPRERPEKMYTKLIACAYNDTAFPLYQGSGSHLRSFTYVGDIVDGIVSVIGNESKVNGEIINLGTEVEHTTQEGIEAVEKVIGKAIKIDHVAARAGDQLRTKANIEKAKALLNYNPKTTLLEGVKAQVEWYKKHFV from the coding sequence ATGAAGATATTAGTAACAGGAGCATCAGGTTTTATAGGTTCTCACACCTGTGAGCGATTAAAGCACTTAGGTCACGACGTTGTAGGTTTAGATAATTTTAATGATTATTATAGTCTGGCGTTAAAACAGTTAAACGAGAAGGCTCTGAATGATAAAGGAATAACAGTGATTAAACAGGATTTAAGAGCTGCTGCTTTAGCGGAAGTACTGCCAGATGATATTAACTATATCTTTCATTTTGCTGCGCAACCAGGTATTTCAGCGACTTCTACTTTTGAAGACTATTTTACCAATAATATTATTGGAACAAAATATCTCATTGATTATGCGCTAACCTTGAAAGATTTCAGACTATTCGTGAATATAGGAACCTCTTCCATCTACGGATTAGAGGCTACTTTCCCTGAAACAACAGCCCCAAAACCAGCCTCTCATTATGGTGTAACCAAATTGGCAGCAGAGCAATTGGTGCTTCAAAAAAGTAGAGAAAAACTATTTGATTCCTGCTCATTGCGGTTATACTCCGTGATTGGACCGCGAGAACGACCAGAAAAAATGTATACTAAATTAATAGCCTGTGCATATAATGACACAGCATTTCCGTTATATCAAGGCAGTGGCTCACATTTAAGAAGCTTTACCTATGTAGGCGATATTGTTGATGGTATTGTTAGCGTTATAGGAAATGAAAGCAAAGTGAATGGCGAAATCATTAACCTTGGTACAGAAGTGGAACACACGACGCAGGAAGGTATTGAAGCGGTTGAAAAAGTAATAGGAAAGGCTATTAAAATAGATCACGTAGCAGCCAGAGCTGGAGATCAATTGCGTACTAAAGCAAATATTGAAAAGGCTAAAGCCTTATTGAATTATAATCCGAAAACCACGTTATTAGAAGGTGTGAAAGCACAGGTGGAATGGTATAAGAAGCATTTTGTTTAG
- a CDS encoding glycosyltransferase family 2 protein: MSYEFTIVVPVYNEEDNLLRVEAELLAYIKIALKPTKILFVNDGSKDKSQEFIEAICARNPEFSYLLFKENRGLSAAIKAGFDYTETELVGYIDSDLQTAPSDFNLLLEHIHENDLVTGVRANRKDSFVKNMSSKIANGIRRSFTHDGMDDTGCPLKVIKTDYAKRIPMFKGLHRFLPAMILLQKGKIKQVPVQHFPRLAGTAKFGVWNRLIGPLADCFAYLWMKKKYINYEVAKKES, encoded by the coding sequence ATGAGTTACGAGTTTACTATTGTGGTTCCTGTTTATAATGAAGAGGATAATTTATTGCGTGTAGAAGCTGAATTGCTGGCTTACATAAAAATAGCCTTAAAACCAACAAAAATTTTGTTTGTTAACGATGGCTCTAAAGATAAAAGTCAGGAATTCATTGAAGCTATTTGCGCTCGAAATCCAGAATTCTCCTATCTTCTTTTTAAAGAAAATCGCGGTTTAAGTGCTGCCATAAAGGCTGGCTTTGATTATACAGAAACCGAACTTGTGGGTTATATTGATAGTGATTTACAAACAGCGCCTTCAGATTTCAATTTACTTTTAGAGCATATTCATGAAAATGATTTGGTCACTGGTGTTCGCGCCAATAGAAAGGATAGTTTTGTAAAAAACATGTCCTCAAAAATCGCCAATGGTATTCGTCGTAGTTTTACCCACGATGGCATGGATGATACCGGTTGCCCATTAAAAGTTATCAAAACAGATTACGCAAAGCGTATTCCTATGTTTAAAGGCCTACATCGTTTTTTACCTGCTATGATTTTGTTGCAAAAAGGCAAAATAAAACAGGTCCCCGTACAGCATTTTCCACGTCTTGCAGGCACAGCAAAATTTGGGGTTTGGAACCGACTTATTGGCCCCTTAGCAGACTGCTTCGCTTACCTATGGATGAAGAAAAAATACATTAATTATGAAGTTGCTAAAAAAGAGTCATGA
- a CDS encoding lipid-A-disaccharide synthase N-terminal domain-containing protein, which yields MSDWVIYSVGFLAQILFSSRLIVQWLSSEKQKRVVTPTLFWSLSLIASFLLFIYGYLRNDFAIMLGQGLTYFIYIRNLQLQKQWEKFHVSMRWMLLLMPFFVTLFYFNNNTIDVNLLFKNEDIPSWLLGLGIISQTVFTLRFIYQWLYSEKHKDSTLPFGFWALSLIGSLLILAYAIYRKDPVLLVGHILGATIYIRNLVLLRKENAKNA from the coding sequence ATGAGCGATTGGGTAATCTATAGCGTTGGCTTTCTGGCGCAAATACTATTTTCTTCACGATTAATTGTACAGTGGCTTTCTAGCGAAAAACAAAAACGTGTGGTTACCCCTACCTTATTCTGGTCTTTGAGTTTAATAGCCTCATTTCTACTCTTTATATACGGTTATTTACGAAATGATTTTGCGATAATGCTCGGTCAAGGTTTAACCTATTTTATTTACATTAGAAACTTGCAATTACAAAAGCAATGGGAAAAATTTCACGTAAGCATGCGCTGGATGCTTTTATTAATGCCCTTTTTTGTGACGCTCTTTTATTTTAACAACAATACAATCGATGTTAATTTATTGTTTAAAAATGAAGATATTCCTTCTTGGCTGCTTGGGTTAGGCATTATATCTCAAACCGTATTTACATTGCGCTTTATTTATCAATGGCTCTACTCTGAAAAGCACAAAGACTCTACTTTACCATTTGGGTTTTGGGCGTTAAGCTTAATTGGTTCCTTGCTTATTTTAGCTTATGCTATCTACAGAAAAGATCCTGTATTACTTGTTGGTCACATTTTAGGTGCCACAATTTATATTAGAAATCTTGTATTATTAAGAAAAGAAAATGCTAAAAACGCTTAA
- a CDS encoding glycosyltransferase family 39 protein: MLKTLKNYPVLTICLFVAVMLLPNLDTLQVSIMEARNFISAREMVLNDHWLLTTMNGEPRYQKPPLPTWLSAVSAIIFGVKSVFAMRLPAILMVMAMASYMFFLSRSVLKGSAQSLINALILTTSLYVTLITIEAPWDIFTHGFMLIAIYHLYRLLQAKTVPWKNTILAGVFLGLSLLSKGPIAVYALLLPFLIAYGFAIKYKQMKQKIMPFISIVLIALVVGGWWFLYVRLADPVAFEAITNDEAGKWGSYNTRPIYYYWSFFVQSGIWTIPAFISLLYPYMKGRVNNFKAYKFSFLWTIIAVILLSLVPTKKSRYLMPVLIPLAFNIGFYIDYLFRKFKNMKDSRETLPVYFNFGLIGTIALAAPLAIFYIFKSELQAYWVSFLLFSIVVITIGLAILFQLYRKRIKNVFLLTILFFASLYIFGLPLSKAFRSEEFTSIAQLKKENDLRGLKLYALNYVAPESIWQYGGMLPQINRNDAGYIFPLENKFGILFNAMSPTEKEMITSKYNIRDMGVYNLNQAPKSSKQYNERLLNSFYILTKK, from the coding sequence ATGCTAAAAACGCTTAAAAACTACCCTGTTCTCACGATTTGTCTATTTGTAGCGGTTATGCTATTGCCAAATTTAGACACCCTGCAAGTCTCCATTATGGAAGCGCGTAATTTTATTAGTGCGCGCGAAATGGTACTTAATGACCATTGGCTATTAACCACAATGAATGGTGAGCCTCGCTATCAAAAACCACCTTTACCCACCTGGCTTTCGGCAGTATCGGCTATTATTTTTGGGGTAAAAAGTGTCTTTGCTATGCGTTTGCCAGCCATTTTAATGGTGATGGCTATGGCTAGTTATATGTTCTTTTTATCCAGAAGTGTTTTAAAAGGAAGCGCCCAAAGCTTGATTAATGCATTAATATTAACCACCTCTTTATATGTCACATTAATTACTATTGAAGCGCCCTGGGATATTTTTACTCATGGTTTTATGCTGATTGCTATTTACCATTTATACAGGCTTCTTCAGGCTAAAACTGTCCCATGGAAAAACACAATTCTAGCGGGTGTTTTTCTAGGTTTATCACTCTTATCAAAAGGTCCCATAGCTGTTTATGCCTTATTATTGCCCTTTCTAATAGCTTATGGTTTTGCTATTAAATACAAACAAATGAAACAAAAAATAATGCCGTTTATTAGTATTGTTTTAATAGCTTTAGTTGTTGGTGGCTGGTGGTTTCTATACGTAAGACTTGCAGATCCTGTAGCTTTTGAAGCGATAACTAATGATGAAGCAGGTAAATGGGGAAGTTATAACACCAGGCCTATTTATTATTATTGGAGTTTCTTTGTACAAAGTGGTATCTGGACCATTCCTGCATTTATTTCATTGCTCTATCCTTATATGAAGGGCCGCGTAAATAACTTTAAAGCCTATAAGTTTAGCTTTTTATGGACCATCATCGCTGTGATTTTATTATCCTTAGTTCCAACAAAAAAGTCACGCTACTTAATGCCAGTGCTGATTCCCTTAGCTTTTAATATTGGTTTTTATATTGACTATCTCTTTAGGAAGTTTAAAAACATGAAAGATAGCCGTGAAACGCTGCCTGTCTATTTTAATTTCGGCTTGATTGGCACGATTGCCTTGGCTGCTCCACTGGCTATATTCTACATTTTTAAATCTGAATTGCAAGCCTACTGGGTTTCATTTTTATTGTTTTCCATCGTTGTGATAACCATTGGCCTCGCCATACTATTTCAGCTTTACCGAAAGCGAATTAAAAATGTATTTCTACTAACCATACTCTTTTTTGCTTCGCTTTATATTTTTGGTTTACCCTTGTCAAAAGCGTTTAGGAGTGAAGAATTTACCTCTATTGCTCAATTAAAAAAAGAAAACGATTTACGTGGTCTCAAGTTGTACGCACTTAATTACGTTGCTCCAGAAAGTATCTGGCAATACGGCGGCATGCTGCCTCAAATTAATAGAAATGATGCGGGTTACATATTTCCTTTAGAAAACAAATTCGGAATCCTTTTTAACGCCATGAGTCCAACAGAAAAAGAGATGATAACCTCTAAATACAACATAAGAGACATGGGCGTCTACAATCTAAATCAGGCACCAAAAAGTTCAAAACAATACAATGAACGCTTGCTGAATAGCTTTTATATTCTGACTAAAAAGTAA
- a CDS encoding phosphatase PAP2 family protein: protein MIEQLIELDKAFFLFLNGLGNVYWDAFWMFYTAKLHWIPLYAVLGYLMYKRLNTKMFVLTLVVIVLMISFTDQVTNLFKHGIRRLRPCHDASLIDSMRLVKSWCGGQFGYFSGHASNSMAVAIFTGLMLRDKYKYLIFILIFWAICMGYSRIYIGVHFPLDVFTGFIFGGISGFAFYKLDTYLQSRFVLK from the coding sequence ATGATAGAACAATTAATAGAATTAGATAAAGCGTTTTTTTTATTCCTGAATGGTTTAGGTAATGTGTATTGGGACGCCTTTTGGATGTTTTACACTGCAAAACTACACTGGATTCCATTGTATGCCGTTCTAGGTTACTTAATGTATAAACGCTTAAATACTAAAATGTTTGTTTTGACTTTAGTGGTTATTGTGCTTATGATATCGTTCACAGACCAGGTAACAAATTTATTTAAGCACGGTATTAGACGGTTGAGACCTTGCCATGATGCGAGCTTAATAGATAGTATGCGCTTGGTAAAGTCATGGTGTGGTGGGCAATTTGGTTATTTCTCGGGGCATGCAAGTAATTCTATGGCAGTGGCTATTTTTACAGGATTAATGCTTAGAGATAAATATAAATACCTGATCTTTATATTGATTTTTTGGGCGATTTGTATGGGGTATAGCCGTATCTATATAGGTGTTCACTTCCCGTTAGATGTATTTACAGGCTTTATTTTTGGAGGAATCTCTGGCTTTGCCTTTTACAAATTAGACACCTATTTACAATCCCGATTTGTATTAAAATAA